DNA sequence from the Streptomyces tsukubensis genome:
CGCCGGGCGGCTGAGCTGCCAGCGCCCCTCCCATCTGCGGCTCTGAGGGGCATTGACCAGCTGGGAGGGGGCGTCCCCGGACTCGATGACCGCGACGGGGCTGCGGGGCACATCCACCGTCCGAACCCTGATCGCCTGCTCGGCATCCACGTACGCGAGATGGCCGCCGAACTTGTCGACCGCCCACTTCGCGTTCGCCGGGACCGTGGCGACCGGGGCCGTAACCCCGGTGTGCAGGTTCGTCAGCGCCAGCTTGCCGCCGTCCTCGCGGACCACGAAGCCGTCTCCCAGCTTCGTCTTCCCGCCCGCCGTCACCGGAAGGTTCTTCGCCGCGGTGCGGTCATACACCCCCGCATCGGTGGTGCCGCAGGCCCAGTACAGCCAGCGGCCCACGGCCTGAAGGTGGTCCGGTGCACAGCCGGAGCCCGTGTTGAGCTCGGCACCCGACTTCTTGGTCTTCAGGTCGTACGGGACGACGCTGCCGGCCTTCTTGCCGGGGGTCCACAGAGTGCTGCCCCAGACCGACGCGGCGGTCGCGGGCCGTTCATGGGCGATGAGGCCGGAGCTCCATGTCCGGCTGTCCTGAATGTACTGCCAGTGGGGGTAGTCGCCGTCGGTCAGGATGGCGTACCGACCGGTGGCCTCGCTCAGTGACGGCGGCGTCCCCGGGGCGTACTGGCTCGCGGAGCGACCCGGCTCGACGGTCTGCATTCCGGCCCCGTTGACGAAGGCACTGCGGCCGTCGCCGGGGGAGTGCAGCTCGCCCTTGACCGGACTGAGCAGCTGGGCGGGTGCAAGGCGCGCACCGATAACCGGGGTACCGGTGTCCGTGGCAGAAAGGTCATGACTGTAGACGGCCCGCAGGGGGGCGCCGTCGGTGTGCACGGCATAGCTGAGCCTGCCACCGCCGATGGCGAGGCCCTCGATGGGCGCGACCGTCTTCGGTATGCCGCGTGCGACGGCCATCTCCAGGGTGCCGTCGGCTGCCGCGGTGACCCGGCGCACGGCCCAGTCCTTCGGTCCGGTGCCCCCGGTGAAGAGCACGCTGCCGTCGGGAGCCGGGGCGAATTCACCGGTCGCGTATGGAAGCAGTTCCCGAGGCTCGCCGGTGTTGCCGATGGGGACCGCGAGCAGCTTCGTCCCGGGCCGGGTCAGCCGCCTGGACGAGTCACCCCCGCGGTTGACCAGGATGGAGTCGCCCACCACGGCGAGTTCGGCGTAGTAGCTCTCGAAACGCTCCTGTGCGGGGAGGTCGGTCACCACGGGAGCCGCGTCCGGTGTGCGCGTATCGAGCGTGGTGACCTTCTGGGTGACATGGTCGTACGCGGTGATCACATGATGCCGTCCGAGCTGGTAGCCGTACGGTCCGGCCTCGGGCACCCGGGTGAGCCGCGCGGTGGTGAAGTCGAGGTGCCACTTCGCCTGGGCGCCGGACCAGATGCTGATGACGGCACCGAAGCCGGTCTGGACGGCGGACGGGTGGCGCGGCAAGAATTTGCTGTTCGCCGGCACACCGGTGACCGCGGTCTCCTCGGTGGTGCCGTCGGCGGCCCGCCGCAGGATGGTCATCGAGGTGACGTACTGCGAGGCATCCCACCGGAAGACGACGATCGCGTCATGGGTGAACAGCCCCGTGTAGAAGGCACCCTGGGGCAGGCTGTGGAGAGTCCTCTCACCTGTGGCCTGGTTGGTGACGGCGACGGCCCGGGTCCCGTCCGGGGCCGTTGTCTGGGCGGCGTACAGCCCGGAGTGTCCGGCGTAGTTGCCGATGCTCCGGGTCTCGCCCGTCGCGAAGTCGGTCCAGAAACGGTTGTTGCTGCCCGGCAGGGAAGCCGAGTAACCGGTGGGGCCCGCCTCGTGCAGGGTGATGTGGTCGGGCAGGACCGGATTCTGCGGCGGCAGTACGGCCTCACCGGCCGCAATGCCCTGCAAAGTCGTGGCCGTCGCGGCGGGTGCCACGGCGGTGACCAGGCCCGCGCCCAGGGCGACCGTGACCGCCGTCGCCACGGAGCGACGGATGGCCGTACGGGAACGGCCGTTGTGGTGC
Encoded proteins:
- a CDS encoding FG-GAP-like repeat-containing protein produces the protein MQHHNGRSRTAIRRSVATAVTVALGAGLVTAVAPAATATTLQGIAAGEAVLPPQNPVLPDHITLHEAGPTGYSASLPGSNNRFWTDFATGETRSIGNYAGHSGLYAAQTTAPDGTRAVAVTNQATGERTLHSLPQGAFYTGLFTHDAIVVFRWDASQYVTSMTILRRAADGTTEETAVTGVPANSKFLPRHPSAVQTGFGAVISIWSGAQAKWHLDFTTARLTRVPEAGPYGYQLGRHHVITAYDHVTQKVTTLDTRTPDAAPVVTDLPAQERFESYYAELAVVGDSILVNRGGDSSRRLTRPGTKLLAVPIGNTGEPRELLPYATGEFAPAPDGSVLFTGGTGPKDWAVRRVTAAADGTLEMAVARGIPKTVAPIEGLAIGGGRLSYAVHTDGAPLRAVYSHDLSATDTGTPVIGARLAPAQLLSPVKGELHSPGDGRSAFVNGAGMQTVEPGRSASQYAPGTPPSLSEATGRYAILTDGDYPHWQYIQDSRTWSSGLIAHERPATAASVWGSTLWTPGKKAGSVVPYDLKTKKSGAELNTGSGCAPDHLQAVGRWLYWACGTTDAGVYDRTAAKNLPVTAGGKTKLGDGFVVREDGGKLALTNLHTGVTAPVATVPANAKWAVDKFGGHLAYVDAEQAIRVRTVDVPRSPVAVIESGDAPSQLVNAPQSRRWEGRWQLSRPAGSWSITVKDAAGNVVRTLAQNSIPQTGAQLAAAWDTRDSAGRTVRNGKYGVTLTVDGRVATSQWITVSGGPDVPRDYLADGIPEVVTRLGADLVAHQGLTKAATGGAVQRVSKGWKNITAVLPMGDMNNQRCDDLVVRNTAGELWRYEGACAGLPGPTSTKVRIGIGFAGFDTILPAGDLTGDGQGDLLGRKPDGKLYLYAVTPTGTLRSAGILSGSFKGLTLIAPGDLNGDGHGDLLARDAGGELWRYNGTGKKTLGVRTLVQKDWAVTSKTFSGVGDLNGDGNADLVSRDTAGRLWQHLGTGKGTLSAATQVGTGWQRYTSLH